The Enterococcus rotai genome includes a window with the following:
- a CDS encoding helix-turn-helix domain-containing protein has translation MNIGDKIKEQRLKKELTQEQLSELLNVSRSTVSSWEVGRNYPDLETIVAISDLFGISLDNLLREDAEMTKDLSKKMKWNKYYKRILFGIGVLALIYVGFNTKLRLDEKHYLKNLATYSWKQDDYRYSGSYALEEDDVLYATYIMETGFNPIPLKEHRPWVIARKDKLVVKVKEDDKRYVVISKANDPKVKYDATVEVDEFSNLIKSDPSWSDEKEQSLNVYLKKYQKEYIELLKQTLNKRQEIVGQRI, from the coding sequence ATGAACATCGGCGATAAAATCAAAGAACAACGATTAAAAAAAGAACTGACGCAAGAACAATTAAGTGAGTTATTAAATGTTTCACGCTCTACTGTTTCCAGTTGGGAAGTGGGTAGAAACTATCCGGATTTAGAAACGATTGTCGCAATCAGCGATTTGTTTGGTATCTCTCTTGATAACTTATTGCGGGAGGATGCGGAAATGACAAAAGATTTATCCAAAAAAATGAAATGGAACAAGTATTACAAACGGATATTATTTGGGATTGGCGTACTGGCTTTGATCTATGTCGGCTTTAATACCAAACTAAGACTGGATGAAAAGCATTATTTAAAGAATCTGGCTACCTATTCATGGAAGCAAGATGATTATCGATACTCAGGGAGTTATGCTTTAGAAGAGGATGACGTTTTGTATGCAACCTATATTATGGAAACAGGCTTCAATCCTATTCCCCTAAAAGAACATAGGCCATGGGTCATAGCTCGCAAAGACAAATTAGTGGTTAAAGTTAAAGAAGATGATAAACGATATGTAGTGATTTCAAAAGCCAATGATCCAAAAGTAAAATACGATGCAACTGTCGAAGTAGATGAGTTTAGTAATTTAATAAAAAGCGATCCAAGTTGGTCAGATGAAAAAGAACAGTCTTTGAACGTTTATCTGAAAAAATACCAAAAAGAATATATAGAACTATTGAAACAAACGCTTAATAAAAGACAAGAAATCGTTGGGCAAAGAATATAG
- a CDS encoding aldo/keto reductase: protein MTDPKDAEKAVGRGLGAFGVPREALFVTTKIWVENGSDDGLKTSFQRSLDRLGLGYVCRGPN, encoded by the coding sequence ATCACCGATCCTAAAGATGCGGAAAAAGCAGTAGGACGTGGACTCGGAGCTTTTGGTGTACCACGTGAAGCATTATTTGTTACGACAAAAATATGGGTAGAAAATGGTTCTGACGATGGCTTAAAGACTTCATTTCAGCGTTCACTTGACCGTTTAGGACTAGGCTATGTTTGCCGTGGACCGAACTGA
- a CDS encoding MerR family transcriptional regulator, whose amino-acid sequence MNSKEAAEMFGLTTDTVRYYERVGVIPPIERDKNGYRVYTTRDLNWIYLAKSLRHAGVSIESLIEFATLSQLGKDVEQAQKQILKDQLEEIDVKLKQMTETRNLLQYKIDTYDDHIAQFKSGEVTADNVEKLWKRNQ is encoded by the coding sequence ATGAACAGTAAAGAAGCAGCAGAAATGTTTGGTCTAACGACAGATACCGTTCGTTATTATGAACGAGTGGGTGTGATCCCACCGATCGAACGGGATAAAAATGGTTATCGGGTTTACACAACAAGAGATCTGAATTGGATATATCTAGCTAAAAGTTTACGTCACGCAGGAGTATCGATCGAATCTTTGATTGAATTTGCAACACTTTCTCAACTTGGAAAAGATGTTGAACAAGCTCAAAAACAAATCTTAAAAGATCAACTAGAAGAAATCGATGTGAAATTAAAACAAATGACTGAAACACGTAATCTACTTCAGTATAAAATCGATACGTATGATGACCACATCGCTCAATTTAAATCAGGCGAAGTCACAGCTGATAATGTTGAGAAGCTTTGGAAGAGGAACCAATAA
- a CDS encoding histidine phosphatase family protein, whose amino-acid sequence MTKTLYLMRHGETLFNQQKKIQGWCDSPLTEKGIRQAQIAGNYFKKHNIVFDDAYASTSERASDTLEQVTDMPYKRVKGLKEWNFGRFESESESLNPPLPYGDFFAGYGGEEEFQFRERVSETLMNIMKEAGTTVLAVSHGAACRQFMRNWAHTSEVDQKDRLGNCCILKFEFKHDTFKLLEIINHDFSSLE is encoded by the coding sequence ATGACCAAAACATTATATTTGATGAGACACGGGGAAACGTTATTCAATCAGCAGAAAAAAATCCAAGGCTGGTGTGATTCGCCACTGACCGAAAAGGGGATTAGACAAGCTCAAATTGCAGGGAATTACTTCAAGAAGCATAACATCGTATTTGACGATGCGTACGCTTCAACGTCTGAACGAGCAAGCGATACGTTAGAACAAGTCACGGACATGCCTTATAAAAGAGTAAAAGGGTTAAAAGAATGGAATTTTGGGCGATTTGAGTCGGAAAGTGAATCATTGAATCCGCCATTACCATATGGGGATTTCTTTGCTGGATATGGTGGGGAAGAGGAGTTTCAATTTAGAGAACGTGTATCTGAAACCCTAATGAACATCATGAAAGAAGCAGGTACAACTGTTTTAGCAGTCTCCCATGGTGCAGCGTGTCGACAGTTTATGCGAAACTGGGCGCATACTAGTGAAGTCGATCAAAAAGATAGATTAGGCAATTGTTGCATTTTGAAGTTTGAATTTAAGCATGATACGTTTAAGCTACTAGAAATCATCAATCATGATTTTTCAAGTTTAGAGTAA
- a CDS encoding YdeI/OmpD-associated family protein encodes MEIDNLLPITTRQELRNWLEANSTTKKYCWIIVSIKPELNKIQYLDAVEEILCFGWIDGIKKKVSDTQTAQRLSPRAKKSPWTELNKERSRRMERLGLMTDQGRNVLPDMSEESFEIDEIIAEKLKADMEIYEKFLTFPELYRRIRIDTIQNYKHQPELLEKRLDKFLKNT; translated from the coding sequence GTGGAAATAGATAATCTACTACCCATAACGACCAGACAAGAATTACGAAACTGGTTAGAAGCCAACAGCACAACCAAAAAATACTGCTGGATCATCGTTAGCATCAAACCAGAACTCAATAAAATACAATACCTAGATGCGGTAGAAGAAATTCTTTGCTTCGGCTGGATCGATGGCATCAAGAAGAAAGTCTCTGATACACAAACTGCTCAACGACTTTCGCCTAGAGCCAAAAAAAGTCCCTGGACGGAGCTGAATAAAGAACGCTCCCGCCGTATGGAAAGATTAGGCTTGATGACCGATCAAGGTAGAAACGTTTTACCTGATATGTCAGAAGAGTCTTTTGAAATTGACGAAATCATAGCAGAGAAACTAAAAGCAGACATGGAAATTTATGAAAAATTCTTGACCTTCCCAGAATTATATCGGCGTATCCGTATTGACACGATCCAAAATTATAAACATCAGCCAGAGTTACTTGAGAAGCGACTGGATAAATTTCTGAAAAATACATAG
- a CDS encoding helix-turn-helix domain-containing protein, translating into METIFMKKNETLRFELLKQLLYAKSGATSQQMMDLFALSSKTFYRYKKQLSDDLNTVFPQGDVTIQKKKLLYVIELAPSLTFSYVLDSMRLYYIRISQKFSILEAVLKRHYISVEALAQDLNLSPSHVYSNLTFLNKILRPFELKISFSSSIYKTNFQGAELNIRTLGFVLFWNVFKGLEWPFAKTPNSYKTLPSAVNEQRLSPSQQTRLRYFQNVTYWRTIYRKESLTLSQEFKDYLVHFESVAPTKLFSTLENIDLEQINLKDEAYFFGFLSRFLIANIDSVEERQVITQSLVQSKLPLAELTTRTLDKLLTTFKVKLSPDSYLENYYLLIICLIYIRFIGINFRKFLVDDTTVSKANWFSSDESSYRSFVKETLGKEPLVRKHLNAGLVSFMAKFFNSILKSGEREAKLRIFIQHSNNHFIYDFVKNNLLTIFGDTTLEFTFDVEEADVIISDAFEGERSNERTFHFEHSHDQISWRELILFISGKIYTLHNA; encoded by the coding sequence ATGGAAACTATTTTTATGAAGAAAAATGAAACCCTTCGTTTCGAGCTATTAAAGCAACTTCTATATGCAAAATCTGGCGCAACTTCCCAACAAATGATGGATTTGTTCGCGCTCTCAAGTAAAACGTTTTATCGTTACAAAAAACAACTCAGTGATGATTTAAATACTGTATTCCCACAAGGTGACGTTACGATCCAGAAGAAAAAACTCCTTTATGTCATTGAACTAGCACCTTCACTGACATTTAGTTATGTTCTCGACTCTATGAGGCTTTATTACATAAGAATCTCACAAAAATTTTCAATTCTTGAAGCCGTCTTAAAAAGACATTATATTTCTGTTGAAGCATTAGCGCAGGATCTAAATTTAAGTCCCTCTCATGTTTACTCGAATTTAACGTTTCTTAATAAGATCCTACGTCCTTTTGAATTGAAAATTTCTTTCTCTTCCTCTATTTATAAAACAAATTTTCAAGGAGCTGAACTAAATATCCGTACTTTAGGATTTGTATTGTTTTGGAATGTTTTTAAAGGGTTAGAATGGCCTTTCGCGAAAACACCAAATTCTTACAAGACACTTCCTTCAGCTGTGAATGAACAAAGACTTTCGCCTTCACAACAAACTAGACTTAGATATTTTCAAAATGTTACCTACTGGCGTACGATATATAGAAAAGAAAGTTTAACACTATCGCAAGAGTTTAAGGATTATCTTGTCCACTTTGAATCCGTAGCACCTACGAAATTATTTTCAACTTTAGAAAATATAGACCTTGAACAAATCAATCTGAAAGATGAAGCCTACTTTTTTGGCTTTCTATCAAGATTTCTTATTGCAAATATTGATTCAGTTGAAGAAAGACAAGTGATTACCCAATCACTTGTCCAGTCAAAGTTACCATTAGCTGAGCTGACCACACGAACTTTAGACAAGCTTTTAACTACGTTTAAAGTGAAACTATCCCCTGATAGTTATCTGGAAAACTACTATTTATTAATTATTTGCTTAATTTATATCCGTTTTATTGGGATCAATTTCAGAAAATTTCTTGTTGACGACACAACGGTTTCTAAAGCGAACTGGTTTTCTTCTGATGAATCGTCTTATCGTTCTTTCGTAAAAGAGACTCTTGGCAAAGAGCCTTTAGTACGCAAACATCTGAACGCTGGTCTTGTCTCTTTTATGGCAAAATTTTTCAACTCTATTTTGAAAAGTGGAGAAAGAGAGGCTAAGTTACGAATTTTCATTCAACATTCTAACAATCATTTTATTTATGATTTTGTTAAGAATAATTTACTCACCATTTTTGGTGATACAACGTTAGAATTTACTTTTGATGTAGAGGAGGCCGATGTGATTATTTCAGATGCTTTTGAAGGAGAGCGTTCTAATGAACGAACATTTCATTTTGAACATTCTCATGACCAAATCTCTTGGAGAGAGTTAATTCTTTTTATTAGTGGAAAGATCTATACATTGCATAATGCTTGA
- a CDS encoding helix-turn-helix domain-containing protein, giving the protein MRIFLDEVYDRRINVLSFVANRRKEVSLSEIAEATNFSKKTVSLIIKQFEQELTVSKERFEVSYIHNTVQGVYASNIDLVSISNKYLKTSILYKMIKHIFLMERIDAITFCDLEFISPATFSRNRSKLQKILNQCGLSLTRINEIKGSELRIRNFFFLFFFNASNTWDFDQASYSEMKAYFSERIQGWESLNCIRKRQVCLLLFICNVRISQKKVVKKSILTSLSERFQDGMYTKVFSPKEKSSRKTILG; this is encoded by the coding sequence ATGCGGATTTTTTTAGATGAAGTATACGACAGAAGGATCAATGTCCTAAGTTTTGTAGCTAACAGGAGAAAGGAAGTAAGTTTATCAGAAATAGCAGAAGCAACCAACTTTTCAAAGAAAACAGTTTCACTTATTATTAAACAATTCGAGCAAGAGTTAACTGTTTCTAAAGAACGGTTTGAAGTATCCTACATACATAATACGGTACAAGGCGTATATGCGAGTAATATTGATTTAGTCAGTATTAGTAATAAATACTTAAAGACCTCCATTCTCTATAAAATGATCAAGCATATTTTTCTGATGGAACGAATCGATGCGATAACATTTTGTGATTTAGAATTTATCAGTCCAGCAACTTTCTCACGTAATCGAAGTAAACTTCAAAAAATATTAAATCAATGTGGGTTAAGTTTGACACGAATAAATGAGATCAAAGGAAGCGAGTTACGAATTCGAAATTTCTTTTTTCTGTTCTTTTTCAATGCGTCAAACACATGGGACTTTGATCAAGCTAGTTATAGTGAAATGAAGGCTTATTTTAGTGAGAGAATACAAGGCTGGGAAAGCTTAAATTGTATAAGAAAAAGACAAGTATGTTTATTACTCTTTATTTGCAACGTTCGTATCAGTCAAAAAAAAGTGGTGAAAAAATCTATCTTGACGTCTTTATCTGAACGATTTCAGGATGGAATGTACACAAAAGTATTTTCACCTAAAGAAAAATCGTCCAGAAAAACTATCTTGGGATGA
- a CDS encoding carbohydrate-binding domain-containing protein, with protein MVKIKNVAGVLFFGLSAGLLAVAGGQKAFAAELLTANTDLNGYAATVTTKADGTNVLTTKKGEYLLNENASLYSSKIITITLNNTKPVNMGAINAKRTLEFRGNGELNVNTNQEVGINVGDHLKAFKFTKYGKGHVTAKAAGTGIFVHNEIQMDGGTVEGVGTNYGVYSENDIKPYNDAVLKGTSSEGTGIYAYRDIYAWKGATVVGEGKVSGARSIIAHIQAEGAGSSITGISTDINSSLSALHADKQMLRAYSGAVVREEYRKPTFEITEDVPVFVTDFASVARNMKDMKNYTWVSEPDNVFLNGQGGLLGDISKGTPKEVKIIGSRQESKLHNKNEVSQIKTNGKHEVIFSEAPTGFTIPVTTKYWIHNEETNEFVLYDEIERQIDINTMFKVNDYPYTFGPDDEVSLEKIDKDDFLVIKSDDEYVVNYYYRVDFA; from the coding sequence ATGGTTAAAATTAAAAATGTTGCTGGAGTTTTATTTTTTGGTTTGTCAGCAGGTTTATTAGCGGTAGCTGGTGGTCAAAAAGCATTTGCTGCTGAACTACTAACAGCAAATACTGACTTAAATGGTTATGCTGCAACGGTAACAACTAAGGCAGACGGGACAAACGTATTGACGACGAAAAAAGGGGAGTATCTTTTAAATGAGAATGCTTCGTTGTATAGTTCAAAAATCATTACGATTACCTTGAACAATACAAAACCAGTTAATATGGGTGCAATCAATGCTAAAAGAACACTTGAATTTCGTGGGAACGGTGAACTGAACGTTAACACAAATCAAGAAGTTGGGATTAACGTTGGTGATCATTTGAAAGCATTCAAATTCACAAAATATGGAAAAGGTCATGTAACGGCAAAGGCTGCTGGTACTGGTATCTTCGTTCATAATGAAATTCAAATGGATGGCGGAACTGTAGAAGGTGTTGGTACTAATTATGGTGTTTATAGTGAAAATGATATTAAACCATACAATGATGCTGTATTAAAAGGAACAAGTAGCGAAGGTACTGGGATTTATGCGTATCGTGATATTTATGCGTGGAAAGGTGCAACGGTTGTAGGTGAAGGAAAAGTTTCTGGCGCTCGTTCAATTATTGCACATATCCAAGCAGAAGGTGCTGGAAGTTCCATCACTGGTATCTCTACTGATATCAATAGTTCTTTATCTGCATTACATGCGGATAAACAAATGCTGCGTGCTTATAGTGGAGCAGTTGTTCGTGAAGAATACAGAAAACCTACATTTGAAATTACAGAAGATGTTCCAGTATTTGTAACAGACTTTGCAAGCGTTGCTCGTAATATGAAAGATATGAAAAATTACACATGGGTTTCTGAACCTGATAATGTCTTTTTAAATGGACAAGGTGGTTTATTGGGAGACATCTCTAAAGGCACTCCTAAGGAAGTTAAAATCATTGGTTCACGTCAAGAAAGCAAATTGCACAATAAAAATGAAGTAAGTCAAATAAAAACAAATGGTAAACATGAAGTGATTTTTTCAGAAGCACCAACAGGATTTACAATTCCAGTAACTACAAAATATTGGATTCATAATGAAGAAACAAATGAATTTGTTTTATATGATGAAATTGAAAGACAAATCGATATAAATACGATGTTCAAAGTAAATGATTATCCATATACATTTGGACCAGATGATGAAGTCAGTTTGGAAAAAATCGATAAAGATGATTTCTTAGTTATTAAAAGTGATGATGAATATGTGGTGAATTATTACTACAGAGTCGACTTTGCTTAA
- a CDS encoding YfhO family protein, translated as MKKKIQSIFKANGIMVVLSFVLPIVLMGAVYLSIGIYPGSERSVMASDSFTQLSNFFASYNTAVKGNESIFYTWYASFGLNYWTFISYYLGGIFTPLILLFNNQQIPDALYILTLFKIGCSGTAFYFFSSQTFKIPKWGHLLFSISYAMMSFTIAFSEMLMWLDTFIYLPLVILGIHRLMDQRKPSLLFISYFLLFITNFYMAFIVGFFSFLYYFVRLFTNKAEYGRTFFSYLLTSLLAGGASMVVILPTIIDLKNNGEALTTLEELNTQGTGSFDMIIKSFVGVYDTTMTNGTPFVFVGLWSLLLCLYYFTTKKVSVRDKICYGLLFVFVILSFYFEPFNLFWQGMHAPNMFPFRYSFVLSFLILLVAGYAWEKVDSSTFDSFLNVAISLIVVFTLAKVVTSYEEAYYYLTIISFVVTLALIFLYLGYVYMIKKGHSSMLWLGIFMVLAVSSESFFNAHQIVHGISKEWTYSNKSKYTGPYPHIKELVDSTKKTNSSFYRIESLDPVTKNDSLTYGYSSVSMFSSMRNRHSLSYLHDLGYRSWGTNLQISYANNTILMDTISGVKYNLAKDDPMKFGFHKVGDSGEFTLYENEYAMPMGVMTNDRLYEEGVVKSQTSLFNQLSDKEENYFSFIKPTILSKENVEIETEGEKVRYSEELKDEKKPKQIKWGANIPAGYQAYFSLNPINYKEIATATTTLTVNGISRTTKINSTGQYYNLGYFEKDTEIEFSTSFSGSQAVEFFEPDIVLLDSQVFEKAARAIQNKGVDFNVIGRKASTIVDLEEAGVLFTTIPYDKGWKAYVDGVKVEIPRFKEAFLTVPLAVGEHEVEFVFLPAGLLTGAGVTCFSFVGFSVYLYLLKRRGKDPFYNKQ; from the coding sequence ATGAAAAAGAAGATACAGTCTATTTTTAAGGCGAATGGTATAATGGTCGTTTTGAGTTTTGTTTTGCCAATAGTGCTGATGGGAGCAGTTTATTTATCCATTGGAATTTATCCAGGGAGTGAAAGAAGTGTGATGGCTAGTGATTCTTTCACTCAGTTATCGAATTTTTTTGCTAGTTACAATACAGCTGTAAAAGGAAACGAAAGCATCTTTTATACGTGGTATGCTTCATTTGGATTGAATTATTGGACATTCATTTCATATTACCTAGGTGGTATTTTTACGCCATTGATTTTACTATTTAATAATCAACAAATTCCAGATGCCTTATACATTTTGACCTTATTCAAGATTGGTTGTTCTGGAACTGCCTTTTATTTTTTTAGCAGTCAGACGTTCAAAATCCCGAAATGGGGTCATTTATTATTTAGTATTTCATATGCGATGATGAGCTTTACAATCGCTTTTTCAGAGATGTTGATGTGGCTGGATACATTTATTTACCTGCCGTTGGTTATTTTGGGCATACATCGTTTGATGGATCAGCGTAAACCGAGTCTTTTATTTATCAGCTATTTTCTGCTGTTCATTACCAACTTTTATATGGCATTTATCGTAGGATTTTTTTCATTCTTATATTATTTTGTCCGTTTATTTACGAATAAAGCAGAGTATGGTAGAACATTTTTTTCCTACTTACTAACGTCTTTATTAGCTGGTGGTGCGTCAATGGTAGTCATTCTTCCAACAATTATTGATTTGAAGAATAATGGGGAAGCCTTGACAACATTAGAGGAATTAAACACGCAAGGGACGGGCTCGTTTGATATGATCATTAAGAGTTTTGTCGGAGTATACGATACCACTATGACTAACGGTACACCCTTTGTTTTCGTAGGATTGTGGTCATTACTTCTATGCTTATATTATTTTACGACAAAAAAAGTCTCCGTCAGAGACAAAATCTGTTATGGCCTGTTGTTTGTTTTTGTCATACTAAGTTTTTATTTTGAACCGTTCAATTTATTTTGGCAAGGAATGCATGCACCAAACATGTTTCCTTTTAGGTATAGTTTTGTTTTATCTTTTCTGATCTTGTTAGTTGCAGGATATGCATGGGAAAAAGTAGATAGTAGTACGTTTGATTCTTTTTTGAATGTTGCAATTAGTTTGATCGTGGTATTTACTTTAGCAAAGGTTGTTACCTCTTATGAAGAGGCTTACTATTATCTAACGATTATTTCGTTTGTGGTTACTTTAGCGTTGATTTTTCTTTATTTGGGGTATGTTTACATGATTAAAAAAGGCCATTCATCCATGCTTTGGTTGGGAATATTCATGGTTTTGGCAGTGTCTAGTGAGTCGTTTTTTAATGCACATCAAATTGTTCATGGAATTTCCAAAGAATGGACGTACTCAAATAAAAGCAAATACACAGGTCCTTATCCACACATTAAAGAATTGGTCGATTCAACCAAAAAAACAAACAGCAGTTTTTATCGGATAGAGTCGTTGGATCCTGTTACAAAAAATGATAGCTTAACATATGGTTATAGTAGTGTTTCTATGTTTTCTTCGATGCGAAACAGGCACTCTTTATCTTATTTACATGATTTAGGCTATCGTTCATGGGGAACTAACTTACAAATTTCTTATGCGAACAATACGATTTTAATGGATACGATTTCTGGGGTCAAATACAATTTAGCAAAGGACGACCCGATGAAATTTGGATTTCATAAAGTAGGTGACAGCGGAGAGTTTACTCTTTATGAAAATGAGTATGCAATGCCGATGGGTGTGATGACGAATGACCGTTTATACGAAGAAGGAGTGGTCAAAAGTCAAACTTCGTTATTTAACCAACTGTCTGATAAAGAAGAAAACTATTTTTCTTTTATAAAGCCAACGATACTTTCAAAAGAAAATGTTGAGATTGAAACTGAAGGTGAGAAGGTTCGGTATTCAGAAGAGTTAAAAGATGAAAAAAAACCTAAGCAGATAAAATGGGGAGCGAATATCCCAGCAGGATATCAAGCATACTTTAGCTTGAATCCAATAAACTATAAAGAAATAGCTACTGCAACGACAACTCTAACAGTTAATGGGATCAGTCGGACGACAAAAATTAATTCTACAGGACAGTATTATAATCTAGGTTATTTTGAAAAGGATACTGAGATTGAATTTTCAACAAGTTTCAGTGGATCGCAGGCCGTGGAGTTTTTTGAGCCAGACATTGTGTTATTAGATAGTCAAGTTTTTGAAAAAGCTGCTAGAGCCATTCAGAATAAAGGTGTTGATTTTAATGTAATCGGGCGTAAGGCAAGTACCATTGTTGACTTGGAAGAAGCGGGTGTTTTATTTACAACTATTCCATACGACAAAGGTTGGAAAGCATATGTGGATGGAGTGAAAGTCGAAATACCTCGTTTTAAAGAGGCTTTTCTAACTGTGCCACTTGCAGTTGGTGAGCATGAAGTTGAATTTGTGTTTTTGCCTGCCGGTTTATTGACAGGGGCAGGGGTGACCTGTTTCAGCTTTGTTGGATTTAGTGTGTATTTATATTTATTAAAAAGAAGAGGTAAGGATCCTTTTTATAACAAACAATAA
- the lepB gene encoding signal peptidase I, with amino-acid sequence MHLKNERLPKQKINKRKKSSKQKLNKRKKRWGKNVVANLFFVFFTVLCLIMLSTTRTHLVDGNSMLPTFENRDRMIVSKTTRIERYDVVTFEPKDQRSKSYVKRIIGLPGDAIWLDGTNLYLNHQLREPVNSSGKTVNQTDIPDGTLKIKLSQGIARSLEGLARIPEKKYFVLGDNRNNSRDSRTIGLIDADQIEGVAVYRYYPFTRMGRIH; translated from the coding sequence ATGCACTTGAAAAATGAAAGACTACCTAAGCAAAAAATAAATAAAAGAAAAAAATCTTCTAAGCAAAAATTGAATAAGCGTAAAAAAAGATGGGGTAAAAATGTGGTAGCTAATCTATTCTTTGTATTTTTTACAGTACTTTGCTTGATTATGCTGTCTACAACCCGTACTCATTTAGTTGATGGAAATTCCATGCTACCAACTTTTGAAAATCGAGATCGAATGATTGTTTCGAAGACCACTAGAATTGAGCGTTATGATGTAGTCACGTTCGAACCGAAAGACCAAAGGAGTAAATCCTATGTGAAACGTATTATTGGTCTGCCTGGTGATGCCATTTGGTTAGATGGAACCAACTTGTATTTGAATCATCAATTGCGTGAACCTGTGAACAGTAGTGGAAAAACAGTTAATCAGACAGATATCCCAGATGGCACTCTTAAAATCAAACTATCGCAAGGTATTGCGCGTTCTTTAGAAGGGTTAGCGAGGATTCCAGAAAAGAAATATTTTGTTTTAGGCGATAATCGCAATAATTCTCGAGACAGTCGTACTATAGGATTGATTGATGCGGATCAAATAGAAGGCGTTGCAGTATATCGTTATTATCCATTTACACGAATGGGGAGGATTCATTAA
- the lepB gene encoding signal peptidase I: MNTKIPKKKSAKPLLDSKRKRTKKVGKKRKKNQIIAKNQNSSLHKKKKQRRKKKATFVKMLRTTLLQLIIAIIIVGLIVYALSFFLFSVPKVSGYAMMPELANGDRLFVNKLETIKRFDLVVLKANKQRDLSVRRVIGMPDEDIYYKNDQLYIDDTFQVERYLEKPLKDAHQDSMLLTGDFTLNQISGAKKIPEKKYLVLGDNRRYSTDSRNYGLVEDTDIIGVVRMRWLPLQSMKSF; this comes from the coding sequence ATGAACACGAAAATACCTAAAAAAAAATCAGCAAAACCACTTTTGGATTCGAAACGAAAAAGAACCAAAAAAGTTGGGAAAAAGCGAAAAAAGAACCAAATTATTGCGAAGAACCAAAATAGCAGCTTGCATAAAAAGAAGAAGCAAAGGCGAAAGAAAAAAGCCACTTTTGTAAAGATGCTACGAACAACTCTTTTACAATTGATTATTGCGATAATTATTGTTGGACTGATTGTCTATGCCTTGTCTTTTTTTCTATTTTCAGTGCCAAAAGTGTCTGGTTATGCCATGATGCCGGAATTAGCAAATGGAGATCGACTATTTGTAAATAAATTGGAAACGATTAAGCGCTTTGATTTAGTGGTGTTGAAAGCAAACAAACAACGTGATTTATCCGTAAGAAGAGTAATAGGTATGCCAGATGAAGATATCTACTATAAAAATGACCAACTATACATAGATGATACATTTCAAGTAGAACGTTATTTAGAAAAACCACTAAAAGATGCCCACCAAGATTCAATGTTATTGACAGGTGATTTTACCTTGAATCAAATTTCTGGAGCAAAAAAAATTCCTGAAAAAAAGTATCTTGTACTGGGAGATAATCGCCGATATTCAACGGATAGTCGAAATTATGGTTTAGTCGAGGACACAGACATTATTGGCGTAGTGCGTATGAGATGGTTACCGTTGCAGTCTATGAAAAGTTTTTAA